Sequence from the Streptomyces peucetius genome:
CGGCACCCGCACCGCGTGGAAGGCGACGGTGTGGCCGACGTGCCCGGCGATCCACCCGGCCGCGTCCTTGAACTCCGCGCCCGACTTCATCCACACCGGGATCACGTCCAGCCGCTTGGAGCCCTTGATCCGATCCAGCAGACCCGGACCCGACTCCGTCGGCACCATCACATCGACCCGAACCGTCTCCGAGTCGCCCGACGCGTCGGGCAGTGGGTTGCCCGGCCCGGCGGGCCGGGAGTCGGCGGACGCGTCGGGCGACCGGTCGGCGCTGGGGTCGGCCGACTCGGACCGGGCGGATCGGGCCTTGCCGAGGTCGACCACATCCGCGCCGGAGTCGGCGCTCATCTCGGCTTCGAGTCGGTTGAAGAGTTCGTTCTCGTCATCGGGGTGCTTCACTGACAGTTCCTTCCAAAGGGAGGGGGCCCGGTCGGCGTGCTGTGAGAGGTGGGCGGCCGGGCCCGTTGACTGTTGGTTCAGGCAGCGCGCTGTTCTTCGGGGTAGGCGCAGGGGACGCACATGCCGAGGGAGGTCGGGATGACGTCTCCGGCGTCGAGTCGGCAGGCGGGGCAGGTGCGTCGGGCTCGCATCGCTTTGGCGAGCGCGGCCGACTTCCCCGCGGTGATGGGCCGGACGGGCTTGGCCCGGTCGATTCGGTACAGGTAGGCGACCAGCACGCCGCTTTTGCGGTGGCGGGAGCGGCGCATCACCTGCGCGGCGATGGGCTGTCCGTCGGGGCGTAGGCCGCGGGAGCGGAGCTGGCGGCGGGTGGCGTAGCCGTTTGGGGCGAACTTCCACGGGAACGTGGGTATCCCCCAGGTCGCGCCGGACGGGTCGCAGCACTTGCCGAAGGCGGGGGCCATCAGGCGGCCATCCCGATGGGCGGGGTATCGGTGCGGGCTCCGCGGCGTCCGTAGCGGCGGCCGGCCACTGTGGCGAAGAGTCGCCCGAGCCCCGCCCGTCGGATACCAGCCCTGGCTTGCTTGGCCGCGTACATGGCCTCATCGGCCCGTCCGAGCAGCCGCGACAGGTCCTCGCCCCGGTGGTCGGCGGCGCG
This genomic interval carries:
- a CDS encoding RRQRL motif-containing zinc-binding protein, translating into MAPAFGKCCDPSGATWGIPTFPWKFAPNGYATRRQLRSRGLRPDGQPIAAQVMRRSRHRKSGVLVAYLYRIDRAKPVRPITAGKSAALAKAMRARRTCPACRLDAGDVIPTSLGMCVPCAYPEEQRAA